A part of Catharus ustulatus isolate bCatUst1 chromosome 8, bCatUst1.pri.v2, whole genome shotgun sequence genomic DNA contains:
- the HMX3 gene encoding homeobox protein HMX3, producing MPETGQEPPSAPPPPPKESFYIKNLLNGGPPKAPPKQPRALFAPSGKAAVDGAGFALSQVGDLAFPRFEIPAPRFALSAHCLERAQTWWYPYALTPAGAHLPRTEAAEKSLLRDSSPASGTDRDSPEPLLKAEGEQKELDSKSPDEIVLEESDSEEAKKEGGAEDWKKREESPEKKPCRKKKTRTVFSRSQVFQLESTFDMKRYLSSSERAGLAASLHLTETQVKIWFQNRRNKWKRQLAAELEAANLSHAAAQRIVRVPILYHENSGAEGGAGGGGAPGTQPLLTFPHPVYYSHPVVTSVPLLRPV from the exons ATGCCGGAGACCGGGCAGGAGCCACCCAGCGCCCCTCCGCCGCCCCCCAAGGAGTCCTTCTACATCAAGAACCTGCTCAACGGCGGCCCCCCCAAGGCGCCCCCCAAGCAGCCGCGGGCGCTGTTCGCCCCTTCGGGCAAGGCGGCGGTGGACGGCGCCGGCTTCGCCCTCTCGCAGGTGGGCGACCTCGCCTTCCCCCGCTTCGAGATCCCGGCGCCGCGCTTTGCCCTGAGCGCCCACTGCCTGGAGCGCGCCCAGACCTGGTGGTACCCCTACGCCCTGACGCCGGCCGGAGCACACCTGCCCCGCACGGAAG CCGCAGAGAAATCCCTGCTGAGGGACTCGTCCCCCGCCTCGGGCACCGACCGGGACTCCCCGGAGCCGCTGCTGAAGGCGGAGGgggagcagaaggagctggacTCCAAGAGCCCCGACGAGATCGTCCTGGAGGAGAGCGACTCGGAGGAGGCGAAGAAAGAGGGAGGCGCGGAGGACTGGAAGAAGCGGGAGGAGAGCCCGGAGAAGAAGCCGTGCCGCAAGAAGAAGACGCGCACGGTGTTCAGCCGCTCGCAGGTCTTCCAGCTGGAATCCACCTTCGACATGAAGCGCTACCTGAGCAGCTCGGAGCGCGCCGGCCTGGCCGCCTCGCTGCACCTGACAGAGACCCAGGTGAAGATTTGGTTCCAGAACCGCCGCAACAAGTGGAAGCGGCAGCTGGCGGCCGAGCTGGAGGCGGCCAACCTGAGCCACGCGGCCGCGCAGCGCATCGTGCGCGTCCCCATCCTCTACCACGAGAACTCGGGCGCGgaggggggcgcggggggcggcggaGCCCCCGGTACGCAGCCCCTGCTCACCTTCCCTCACCCCGTCTACTATTCCCACCCCGTGGTCACCTCCGTGCCGCTCCTGCGGCCCGTCTGA